A genomic segment from Sorangium aterium encodes:
- a CDS encoding aminotransferase class III-fold pyridoxal phosphate-dependent enzyme has protein sequence MDFSDRPTLPSVPPRRVVTELPGPKARAWMARGGFDMQSRYRAVVMDDVASRGCSLVDVDGNVFLDLFANFALGALGYNHPALVEVAHREGFIRAVANPTSTPFVTTPAWFEFVEALEQRFAPRGMARVFCVDAGGEGVESAIKAAFIRHGERRREAAGLPRNPLDLPEDLQKSILDNAGTDAVVVSFAGAFHGRGLGPMSATHSKVIHKADLPAFPWPTAPFPASRFPLARFADENDRAEAEALAALERILDAHDGRVAAVIVEPVQSEGGDRHASPAFFRRAQELAGKAGAALILDEVQTGMGITGTLWAHEQLDLPRPPDLMCFGKKMQMGGFFATSAYDVAQFGRMYQTRNGDRARSAIALATLRAIESEDLLGNVRATGRHFLSRLEELCERYPALASEPRGRGFLLAFDLPTTAARDDFLARALRRGVFASYTGTRSVRLRPHLITTVSDVDEAIGVFDAVLREMAG, from the coding sequence ATGGATTTCTCCGATCGCCCCACGCTCCCGTCCGTCCCTCCGCGAAGAGTCGTCACCGAGCTGCCCGGACCGAAGGCGCGGGCCTGGATGGCGCGCGGCGGCTTCGACATGCAGTCGAGGTACCGCGCGGTCGTGATGGACGACGTGGCGAGCCGCGGGTGCTCGCTCGTCGACGTGGACGGCAACGTGTTCCTGGACCTGTTCGCGAACTTCGCGCTCGGGGCGCTCGGCTACAACCACCCCGCGCTGGTCGAGGTGGCGCACCGCGAGGGCTTCATCCGCGCCGTCGCGAACCCGACGTCGACGCCGTTCGTGACGACGCCGGCCTGGTTCGAGTTCGTGGAGGCGCTCGAGCAGCGGTTCGCGCCGCGCGGCATGGCGCGCGTCTTCTGCGTGGACGCGGGGGGCGAGGGCGTCGAGTCCGCGATCAAGGCGGCGTTCATCCGGCACGGCGAGCGCCGGCGGGAGGCCGCCGGGCTGCCGAGGAACCCGCTCGATCTGCCGGAGGATCTGCAGAAGAGCATCCTCGACAACGCGGGCACCGACGCGGTGGTCGTGTCGTTCGCCGGGGCGTTCCACGGTCGGGGCCTCGGGCCGATGTCCGCCACGCACTCGAAGGTGATCCACAAGGCCGACCTGCCTGCGTTCCCCTGGCCGACGGCGCCCTTCCCCGCGAGCCGCTTCCCGCTGGCGCGCTTCGCCGACGAGAACGACCGCGCCGAGGCGGAGGCCCTCGCCGCGCTCGAGCGGATCCTCGACGCGCACGACGGCCGGGTGGCCGCCGTGATCGTCGAGCCCGTGCAGTCCGAGGGGGGCGACCGGCACGCGAGCCCGGCCTTCTTCCGCCGCGCGCAGGAGCTCGCCGGGAAGGCGGGGGCGGCGCTCATCCTGGACGAGGTGCAGACCGGGATGGGGATCACCGGCACGCTGTGGGCGCACGAGCAGCTCGATCTGCCGCGCCCGCCCGATCTCATGTGCTTCGGGAAGAAGATGCAGATGGGCGGGTTCTTCGCGACGTCGGCGTACGACGTCGCGCAGTTCGGGCGCATGTACCAGACGCGCAACGGCGACCGCGCGCGGTCCGCGATCGCGCTGGCGACGCTCCGCGCGATCGAGTCCGAGGACCTGCTCGGCAACGTGCGCGCCACGGGCCGCCATTTCCTCTCGCGGCTCGAGGAGCTCTGCGAGCGCTACCCCGCGCTCGCGAGCGAGCCGCGCGGCCGCGGCTTCCTGCTCGCGTTCGACCTGCCGACGACCGCGGCGCGCGACGATTTCCTCGCGCGCGCGCTCCGCCGCGGGGTGTTCGCGAGCTACACGGGGACGCGCTCGGTGCGGCTGCGGCCGCACCTCATCACGACGGTCTCGGACGTCGACGAGGCGATCGGCGTCTTCGACGCGGTGCTGCGCGAGATGGCCGGATGA
- a CDS encoding DUF433 domain-containing protein, with protein MEDWIVARPGLLGGKPCIKGTRISVELILDLLASGATREQILEAYPQLPAEGLSAALRYDERSFQRP; from the coding sequence ATGGAAGATTGGATCGTCGCGCGCCCGGGCCTGCTCGGGGGTAAGCCCTGCATCAAGGGCACCCGCATCAGCGTCGAACTCATCCTCGATCTGCTGGCGAGCGGCGCGACACGTGAGCAAATCCTGGAAGCTTACCCGCAGCTTCCTGCTGAAGGTCTCTCGGCGGCGCTGCGGTACGACGAGCGCAGCTTTCAGAGACCTTGA
- the fdhD gene encoding formate dehydrogenase accessory sulfurtransferase FdhD gives MPSSTAHVSIRTITGEIASDAEDLLAVEAPLEIVVVARPRGALPMASGARAPRRLGITMRTPGNDRELAIGLLFAEGIISRAADVVDVDERSGPSGDLVRVTLGDDVAVDLGRTERALAVANASCGVCGKASIDVASCAPPAPLARSVPRIAPHVVHGLAARLRGAQPVFGRTGGLHAAALFDAGGALADLREDVGRHNAVDKLIGAALLAGRLPDPGAVLMVSGRAGFELVQKALRASIPVMVAVGAPSSLAAELAAAHGMTLVGFARDGRFNVYAGRERIEVPVVVPAEAAS, from the coding sequence ATGCCGTCCAGCACAGCCCACGTCTCGATACGCACGATCACGGGCGAGATTGCCTCGGACGCCGAAGATCTGCTCGCCGTCGAAGCGCCGCTCGAGATCGTCGTCGTCGCGCGCCCCCGCGGGGCGCTCCCCATGGCGTCGGGAGCCCGCGCCCCGCGACGCCTCGGCATCACGATGCGCACGCCTGGCAACGATCGCGAGCTCGCGATCGGGCTCCTGTTCGCCGAGGGGATCATCTCCCGTGCCGCCGACGTGGTCGACGTCGACGAGCGCTCTGGCCCCTCGGGCGACCTCGTGCGCGTCACGCTCGGCGATGACGTGGCCGTCGATCTCGGGCGCACCGAGCGCGCCCTCGCGGTCGCGAACGCGAGCTGCGGCGTCTGCGGCAAGGCGTCGATTGACGTCGCGTCGTGCGCGCCGCCCGCGCCGCTCGCGAGGAGCGTCCCGCGGATCGCGCCGCACGTCGTGCACGGGCTCGCGGCGCGGCTCCGCGGCGCGCAGCCGGTGTTCGGGCGGACCGGGGGGCTGCATGCGGCGGCCCTCTTCGACGCGGGCGGCGCGCTCGCCGACCTGCGCGAAGACGTCGGGCGCCACAACGCAGTCGACAAGCTGATCGGCGCCGCGCTGCTCGCGGGGCGGCTGCCCGACCCGGGCGCGGTGCTCATGGTCAGCGGGCGCGCCGGGTTCGAGCTCGTTCAGAAGGCGCTCCGGGCCTCGATCCCGGTGATGGTCGCGGTGGGCGCGCCCTCGAGCCTGGCCGCCGAGCTCGCCGCGGCGCACGGGATGACGCTCGTCGGCTTCGCGCGCGACGGGCGATTCAATGTGTACGCGGGCCGGGAGCGCATCGAGGTCCCGGTCGTGGTCCCGGCGGAGGCCGCGTCGTGA
- a CDS encoding FdhF/YdeP family oxidoreductase, whose translation MTARDVPRDVQAEPPLEPEAPSIGERSAAAGGLPAVAATLRHAVGEMGVARAVRTLLRVNQGEGFDCPGCAWPEPEEKRSIAEFCENGAKAVAEEATLRRVTPEFFREHSVEALSRQSDHWLGKQGRLVHPMLLDEGASHYRPVSWDEALDIVASSLRALGSPDEALFYTSGRTSNEAAFLYQLFVRELGTNNLPDCSNMCHESSGVGLREAIGVGKGTVSLHDFELADAIFVVGQNPGTNHPRMLSALREARLRGCEIVTVNPLPEAGNERFQHPQHPLDLVGSGVPLSTLFLQVRINGDVALFTGIIKEMLEEEERRPGAVLDRAFIASHTHGFEAFAGAVRGAPWDDIVAQSGVPRDRIRAAAEIAMRSERTIACWAMGLTQHQNGVANVQQVMSFLLLRGNIGRPGAGACPVRGHSNVQGDRTMGIWERPPAELLDRIEQNFGFAPPRRHGLDTVAAIAAMAEGRARVFFALGGNFLSATPDTALTARALARCDLTAHVSTKLNRAHLVTGRRALILPCLGRTERDVQAGGLQFVTVENSMGVVSSSRGGLPPASELLRSEVAIVAGLARAALGARSRVPWEELTADYDRIRDLIERTIDGFDDFNARVRDPRGFALPNAAARREFRTATGKANFVIHPLPRHDLEPGELLMMTIRSHDQYNTTIYGLDDRYRGVRGGRRVVFMNAEDAAERGLAQGDLVDVTSRFSDGERVARAFRVVLYTIPRGNVAAYFPEANVLVPLGSIAEKSHTPASKSIVVRVEPAAAADGSA comes from the coding sequence GTGACGGCCCGCGACGTGCCGCGCGACGTGCAGGCGGAGCCGCCTCTGGAGCCCGAGGCGCCCAGCATCGGCGAGCGCAGCGCGGCGGCCGGCGGGCTCCCGGCGGTCGCCGCGACGCTCCGGCACGCGGTCGGCGAGATGGGGGTCGCGCGCGCCGTGCGCACGCTCCTCCGCGTGAACCAGGGCGAGGGCTTCGACTGCCCCGGCTGCGCGTGGCCCGAGCCCGAGGAGAAGCGCTCGATCGCGGAGTTCTGCGAGAACGGCGCCAAGGCGGTCGCCGAGGAGGCGACGCTCCGCCGCGTCACGCCCGAGTTCTTCCGCGAGCACAGCGTCGAGGCGCTCTCGCGGCAGTCGGACCACTGGCTCGGCAAGCAGGGGCGGCTCGTCCACCCGATGCTGCTCGACGAGGGCGCGTCGCATTACCGCCCGGTGTCGTGGGACGAGGCGCTCGACATCGTCGCCTCGTCGCTGCGCGCCCTCGGCTCGCCGGACGAGGCCCTCTTCTACACGTCGGGGCGCACGAGCAACGAGGCGGCGTTCCTCTACCAGCTGTTCGTGCGCGAGCTCGGGACGAACAACCTGCCCGACTGCTCGAACATGTGCCACGAGTCGAGCGGCGTCGGCCTGCGCGAGGCCATCGGCGTGGGCAAAGGGACCGTATCCCTCCACGATTTCGAGCTGGCCGACGCGATCTTCGTCGTCGGGCAGAACCCGGGGACGAACCACCCGCGCATGCTCTCGGCGCTGCGCGAGGCGCGGCTGCGCGGGTGCGAGATCGTGACGGTGAACCCGCTCCCCGAGGCCGGCAACGAGCGCTTCCAGCACCCGCAGCACCCGCTCGATCTCGTCGGCTCCGGCGTGCCGCTCTCGACGCTCTTCCTCCAGGTGCGCATCAACGGCGACGTCGCGCTCTTCACCGGGATCATCAAGGAGATGCTCGAAGAGGAGGAGCGGAGGCCGGGCGCCGTGCTCGATCGCGCGTTCATCGCGAGCCACACCCATGGCTTCGAGGCGTTCGCGGGCGCCGTGCGCGGCGCGCCCTGGGACGACATCGTCGCGCAGAGCGGGGTCCCGCGCGACCGGATCCGGGCGGCGGCCGAGATCGCGATGCGCTCCGAGCGCACGATCGCGTGCTGGGCCATGGGCCTCACGCAGCACCAGAACGGCGTGGCCAACGTGCAGCAGGTGATGAGCTTCCTGCTCCTTCGCGGCAACATCGGGCGGCCCGGCGCGGGCGCGTGCCCGGTGCGCGGGCACAGCAACGTGCAGGGCGACCGGACGATGGGCATCTGGGAGCGCCCGCCCGCGGAGCTCCTCGATCGGATCGAGCAGAACTTCGGCTTCGCCCCGCCGCGCCGCCACGGGCTCGACACCGTCGCCGCGATCGCGGCGATGGCCGAGGGGCGCGCCCGCGTCTTCTTCGCGCTCGGCGGCAACTTCCTCTCGGCCACGCCGGACACGGCCCTGACCGCCCGCGCCCTCGCGCGGTGCGACCTCACCGCGCACGTCTCGACCAAGCTGAACCGGGCCCACCTCGTGACGGGCAGGCGCGCGCTCATCCTGCCTTGCCTGGGCCGCACCGAGCGCGACGTGCAGGCTGGAGGCCTGCAGTTCGTGACCGTCGAGAACTCGATGGGCGTCGTCTCGAGCTCGCGCGGCGGCCTCCCGCCGGCCTCGGAGCTGCTGCGGAGCGAGGTGGCCATCGTGGCGGGCCTCGCCCGCGCGGCCCTGGGCGCGCGCTCGCGCGTGCCGTGGGAGGAGCTCACCGCCGATTACGACAGGATCCGCGATCTCATCGAGCGCACGATCGACGGGTTCGACGACTTCAACGCGCGCGTCCGGGACCCGCGCGGCTTCGCCCTGCCGAACGCCGCGGCGCGGCGCGAGTTCCGCACGGCGACGGGCAAGGCGAACTTCGTGATCCACCCGCTCCCGCGGCACGATCTCGAGCCGGGCGAGCTCCTGATGATGACGATCCGCAGCCACGACCAGTACAACACGACCATCTACGGCCTCGACGACCGCTACCGCGGCGTCCGGGGCGGGCGCCGCGTCGTGTTCATGAACGCCGAGGACGCGGCCGAGCGCGGGCTCGCCCAGGGGGACCTCGTCGACGTCACGAGCCGCTTCTCCGACGGGGAGCGCGTCGCGCGCGCGTTCCGCGTCGTGCTGTACACGATCCCCCGCGGCAACGTCGCTGCCTACTTCCCCGAGGCGAACGTGCTCGTGCCGCTCGGCAGCATCGCCGAGAAGAGCCACACGCCCGCGTCGAAATCGATCGTGGTGCGCGTCGAGCCGGCCGCCGCGGCCGACGGATCTGCGTGA
- a CDS encoding aminotransferase class III-fold pyridoxal phosphate-dependent enzyme — protein MNAQTHSPPPIPGEPERASMRTAIPGPASEALRARHHRYQDARPIHFYQDARKSLGNYMVDVDGNVLLDVYGHIAAVPIGYNHPDLLAAWRDGRFDWCAGYRSALGVAPAPEWVDLVEKTLMRVAPKGHTRVFTFTTGAEAVENALKAAFIRLARRRRGGAQPSDGDLAATMLNRQPGVNAFKVLSFEGGFHGRSMGALSATRSKPIHKLDIPAFDWPVAPFPASHFPLAAHAEQNRAAEARSLEAVEAALDAHPDEVAAVIVEPIQGEGGDRHASPAFFQALRRLTAERGVALIIDEVQTCGGGTGALWAHEAWDLPEPPDMVTFSKKMQLGGFYCREELAPIEPLRVFSTWLGDPLRGAQLEVILEVIERDRLLENTRATGERLVAGLEDLCRRYPGVLSGARGSGTFAAVDFPHAARRDAALTALRNRGLEVGGSGDRTLRFRPALIFASRHVGEALDHLESVCK, from the coding sequence ATGAACGCCCAGACCCACTCCCCTCCGCCCATCCCCGGCGAGCCCGAGCGCGCCTCGATGCGCACCGCCATCCCGGGGCCTGCGTCCGAGGCGCTCCGCGCCCGTCACCATCGCTACCAGGACGCGCGCCCGATCCACTTCTATCAGGACGCGCGCAAGAGCCTGGGCAACTACATGGTCGACGTGGACGGCAACGTGCTGCTCGACGTGTACGGGCACATCGCCGCCGTGCCCATCGGCTACAACCACCCGGATCTGCTCGCCGCGTGGCGCGACGGCCGCTTCGACTGGTGCGCCGGCTACCGCTCCGCGCTCGGCGTCGCGCCCGCGCCCGAGTGGGTCGACCTCGTCGAGAAGACGCTGATGCGCGTCGCGCCGAAGGGGCACACGCGCGTCTTCACGTTCACGACCGGCGCGGAGGCGGTCGAGAACGCGCTCAAGGCCGCGTTCATCCGGCTCGCCCGGCGCCGGCGCGGCGGCGCGCAGCCGAGCGACGGCGACCTCGCCGCGACCATGCTCAACCGGCAGCCCGGCGTGAACGCCTTCAAGGTGCTCTCCTTCGAGGGCGGCTTCCACGGCCGCAGCATGGGCGCCCTCTCGGCGACGCGGAGCAAGCCGATCCACAAGCTCGACATCCCCGCGTTCGACTGGCCCGTCGCGCCGTTCCCCGCGAGCCATTTCCCCCTCGCCGCGCACGCCGAGCAGAACCGCGCCGCCGAGGCGCGCTCGCTCGAGGCGGTCGAGGCGGCGCTCGACGCGCACCCGGACGAGGTCGCCGCGGTCATCGTCGAGCCGATCCAGGGCGAGGGCGGCGACCGCCACGCGAGCCCGGCCTTCTTCCAGGCGCTCCGCCGCCTCACCGCGGAGCGCGGCGTCGCGCTCATCATCGACGAGGTGCAGACGTGCGGCGGCGGGACCGGCGCGCTCTGGGCGCACGAGGCGTGGGACCTGCCCGAGCCGCCGGACATGGTCACGTTCTCCAAGAAGATGCAGCTCGGCGGCTTCTACTGCCGCGAGGAGCTCGCGCCGATCGAGCCGCTGCGCGTCTTCAGCACCTGGCTCGGCGACCCGCTCCGCGGCGCGCAGCTCGAGGTGATCCTCGAGGTCATCGAGCGCGACCGGCTCCTCGAGAACACGCGGGCGACCGGCGAGCGCCTGGTCGCCGGCCTCGAGGACCTCTGCCGGCGCTACCCCGGGGTGCTCTCGGGCGCCCGGGGCAGCGGCACCTTCGCCGCTGTCGACTTCCCCCACGCCGCCCGCCGCGACGCGGCGCTCACCGCGCTCCGCAACCGCGGCCTCGAGGTGGGCGGCTCGGGCGATCGCACGCTCCGCTTCCGGCCGGCGCTGATCTTCGCCTCGCGCCACGTCGGCGAGGCGCTCGACCACCTCGAGTCGGTCTGCAAGTGA
- a CDS encoding histone deacetylase family protein: MTSDAAASPPIRVFHTPRYFADIGEHVMPMRKFALVREAIERSGLPARVEEPEAACDEDLLRVHAPAYVQAIATGEPRALAESQKFPWSPALAGAVRFTNGGCVAAAAAALEDGVAGNLASGFHHAHEGHGEGFCTFNGLVVALERARAEGRIRRGLVVDMDLHYGNGTASLLASRPWAFQLSIYGSWYKQNRAYRDVEGERAPDTENCWSVPVPGGSGGAAYLEILERHLGPAIDRAAPDLILYQAGADPFREDPYSPLDLTHDDLYARDAIVFRAALERGIPIAWVLAGGYTPDVSRVVEVHLRTFIAAARARGAAARPG; encoded by the coding sequence GTGACCTCTGACGCCGCCGCCTCGCCCCCGATCCGGGTGTTCCACACGCCGCGCTATTTCGCGGACATCGGCGAGCATGTCATGCCGATGCGCAAGTTCGCCCTCGTGCGCGAGGCGATCGAGCGGAGCGGCCTGCCCGCGCGCGTCGAGGAGCCCGAGGCGGCCTGTGACGAGGACCTCCTGCGCGTCCATGCGCCCGCGTACGTCCAGGCGATCGCGACCGGCGAGCCCCGGGCGCTGGCCGAGTCGCAGAAGTTCCCGTGGTCGCCGGCGCTGGCCGGGGCGGTGCGCTTCACGAACGGCGGCTGCGTCGCCGCCGCCGCCGCGGCCCTCGAGGACGGCGTCGCGGGCAACCTCGCGAGCGGCTTCCACCACGCGCACGAGGGCCACGGCGAGGGCTTCTGCACCTTCAACGGCCTCGTCGTCGCGCTGGAGCGCGCGCGCGCCGAGGGGCGCATCCGCCGCGGCCTGGTGGTCGACATGGACCTCCACTACGGCAACGGCACCGCCTCGCTGCTCGCGTCGCGCCCCTGGGCGTTCCAGCTCTCCATCTACGGCAGCTGGTACAAGCAGAACCGGGCGTACCGGGACGTCGAGGGCGAGCGCGCCCCGGACACGGAGAACTGCTGGTCCGTCCCGGTCCCGGGCGGGAGCGGCGGCGCCGCCTACCTCGAGATCCTGGAGCGGCACCTCGGCCCGGCGATCGACCGCGCCGCGCCCGACCTGATCCTGTACCAGGCCGGCGCGGACCCCTTCCGCGAGGACCCGTACTCGCCGCTCGACCTGACGCACGACGATCTCTACGCGCGCGACGCGATCGTGTTCCGGGCCGCGCTCGAGCGAGGCATCCCGATCGCGTGGGTGCTCGCGGGTGGGTACACGCCCGACGTGAGCCGGGTGGTCGAGGTGCACCTCCGCACCTTCATCGCGGCGGCGCGGGCGAGGGGAGCGGCGGCGCGCCCGGGGTGA
- a CDS encoding GAF domain-containing protein translates to MADLNDPARLAELRGAVLRADADAILDACVVRAAKLARSPIAVVSLLVRHVQLLRAQYGLPLELAVSCATSRSNSFCQLVVLDEVPLIVDDALRDERVPKELVESYGIRAYAGVPVRAHGHVLGALCVLDVVPRRFDQRIVGALEQLAIDVSGRLSALTLGDAPLASADVQERLVRVEQATRALERALLALSPVIAAAQAGPRVDAARGIDASPASRATHVTPASLRAAVSCWRDMGPVADELCEEAAAIASASPCEAASGLATEARALARNLAEIGPLVRLAEGVLDGTLGEAAAAKGRALVLRGALDAHEAASAAVQKLRAGALRARAATAGPGSGAAAPPGAA, encoded by the coding sequence ATGGCCGACCTGAACGACCCCGCCCGCCTGGCCGAGCTGCGCGGCGCCGTGCTGCGCGCCGACGCGGACGCCATCCTCGACGCCTGCGTGGTGCGGGCCGCCAAGCTGGCCCGGTCGCCGATCGCCGTGGTCAGCCTGCTCGTGCGCCATGTCCAGCTCCTGCGCGCGCAATACGGGCTCCCCCTCGAGCTCGCCGTGAGCTGCGCGACGTCGAGGAGCAACTCGTTCTGCCAGCTCGTCGTGCTCGACGAGGTGCCGCTCATCGTCGACGACGCGCTGCGCGACGAGCGCGTCCCGAAGGAGCTCGTCGAGAGCTACGGCATCCGCGCGTACGCGGGCGTGCCGGTGCGCGCGCACGGGCACGTGCTCGGAGCGCTCTGCGTGCTCGACGTCGTCCCGCGCCGCTTCGACCAGCGCATCGTCGGCGCCCTCGAGCAGCTCGCCATCGACGTCTCCGGCCGGCTCTCCGCGCTCACGCTGGGCGACGCCCCGCTGGCCAGCGCCGACGTGCAGGAGCGCCTCGTCCGCGTCGAGCAGGCCACGCGCGCGCTGGAGCGCGCGCTCCTCGCCCTCTCGCCCGTCATCGCCGCGGCGCAGGCGGGGCCGCGGGTCGACGCGGCGCGCGGGATCGACGCGTCGCCCGCGTCGCGCGCGACGCACGTCACGCCGGCCAGCCTGCGCGCGGCCGTGTCGTGCTGGCGCGACATGGGCCCCGTCGCGGACGAGCTCTGCGAGGAGGCCGCGGCCATCGCGAGCGCCTCGCCCTGCGAGGCGGCGTCCGGGCTCGCCACGGAGGCCCGGGCGCTCGCGCGGAACCTCGCCGAGATCGGCCCGCTCGTCCGGCTCGCCGAGGGCGTGCTCGACGGGACGCTGGGAGAGGCCGCCGCGGCCAAGGGGCGGGCGCTCGTGCTGCGCGGCGCGCTCGACGCCCACGAGGCCGCCTCCGCGGCGGTGCAAAAGCTCCGCGCGGGCGCCCTGCGCGCGCGGGCCGCGACGGCCGGCCCCGGGAGCGGCGCCGCCGCTCCGCCCGGGGCGGCGTGA
- a CDS encoding NAD(P)/FAD-dependent oxidoreductase — protein MARAALVDTRSHIDSARSVWSEAGPVYEPVPPLRADAAADVAIIGGGFTGISTAYHLIRRFPSLRIMILEARHLANGASGRNGGMMLNWINGVSSRDPELTRRVYETTRAGIDGIVGMIQEHDLPVRHRRDGCLEVLTDARRAEAAHARVEQLASWGISLQYLDSAALSKRLGVRGAAGAVLDATEGQLNGVDLLRGLRPLLLAWGVAVHEDTPVLGIREGRTIELTTPGGIVRAAAIVLATNGYTPRLGYFKSGVFPLHSHVIATEPLDAEARAALGWGQVAGFSDDRDRIAYASMTPAGELVFGGGSNAAYAYLYGNKTSYPGTPDSAGPAFEAIRRRLTGYFPAAERLRIAHRWTGTLGITMSRLCSMGVRGEHRNVYYALGYSGHGVTLANLAGRVLCDIYAGDDARWRDLPFYMAPLRGVPPEPLRWLGYHAYTKLTGRSPRKAA, from the coding sequence GTGGCTCGCGCAGCGCTCGTCGACACCCGCTCGCACATCGATTCCGCGCGCTCCGTGTGGAGCGAGGCGGGCCCGGTCTATGAGCCCGTCCCTCCGCTGCGCGCGGACGCGGCGGCCGACGTGGCCATCATCGGAGGAGGGTTCACCGGGATCTCCACCGCATACCATCTAATCCGCCGATTTCCGAGCCTCCGCATCATGATCCTCGAGGCGCGTCACCTTGCGAACGGCGCGAGCGGGCGCAACGGGGGAATGATGCTGAACTGGATTAACGGGGTGAGCTCTCGTGATCCGGAGCTCACGCGCCGCGTGTACGAGACGACGCGCGCGGGGATCGACGGCATCGTCGGGATGATCCAGGAGCACGACCTCCCGGTGCGCCACCGCCGCGACGGATGCCTGGAGGTGCTCACCGACGCGCGCCGGGCCGAGGCGGCGCACGCTCGGGTGGAGCAGCTGGCCAGCTGGGGCATTTCGCTACAGTACCTGGACAGCGCGGCGCTCTCGAAGCGGCTCGGGGTCCGGGGCGCGGCCGGGGCCGTGCTGGACGCGACCGAGGGGCAGCTCAACGGGGTCGACCTGCTGCGCGGCCTGCGCCCGCTGCTGCTCGCGTGGGGGGTCGCCGTCCACGAGGACACGCCGGTGCTCGGGATCCGGGAGGGGCGCACGATCGAGCTGACCACGCCGGGGGGCATCGTCCGGGCCGCGGCCATCGTGCTCGCCACCAACGGCTACACGCCGCGCCTCGGCTACTTCAAGAGCGGCGTCTTCCCGCTGCACTCGCACGTGATCGCGACCGAGCCGCTCGACGCCGAGGCGCGCGCCGCGCTCGGCTGGGGGCAGGTCGCCGGCTTCAGCGACGACCGCGACCGGATCGCGTACGCCAGCATGACGCCCGCCGGTGAGCTGGTGTTCGGCGGGGGCAGCAACGCAGCGTACGCCTACCTCTACGGGAACAAGACCTCCTACCCGGGCACCCCCGACTCGGCCGGGCCGGCGTTCGAGGCCATCCGGCGCCGGCTCACCGGCTATTTCCCTGCGGCCGAGCGGCTGCGGATCGCGCACCGCTGGACGGGCACCCTCGGCATCACGATGAGCCGGCTCTGCAGCATGGGGGTGCGCGGCGAGCACCGGAACGTGTACTACGCCCTCGGCTACAGCGGCCACGGCGTGACGCTCGCCAACCTCGCGGGCCGCGTGCTCTGCGACATCTACGCGGGCGACGACGCGCGGTGGCGGGATCTGCCGTTCTACATGGCCCCCCTCCGGGGCGTCCCGCCCGAGCCGCTCCGCTGGCTCGGCTATCACGCGTACACCAAGCTGACGGGGCGCTCGCCGCGCAAGGCGGCGTAG
- a CDS encoding nucleotidyl transferase AbiEii/AbiGii toxin family protein, with the protein MVLAAQDASPTVRLVGGTGLALLLDHRRSDDLDLFCGLREDVEPIVRALEAAAAASSVGVMRVRSAPGFVRLEAVSGPEVLRVDVASDASPRLVEADTYVGPIRVEALRDQRANKIVALLGRSELRDLIDLFFIDRAGFPILQGFEDALKKDSGMDPAWFAWAVSQIELKPLRGMVVPLPEQELEAFKESLRRGALDRAGAGESV; encoded by the coding sequence TTGGTCCTCGCGGCCCAGGACGCATCGCCCACGGTGCGGCTGGTCGGAGGCACAGGGCTCGCGTTGCTGCTCGATCACCGACGCTCCGACGATCTTGACCTCTTCTGCGGGTTGCGCGAGGACGTCGAGCCGATTGTCCGCGCGCTGGAGGCTGCGGCGGCCGCCTCGAGCGTCGGCGTCATGCGCGTGAGGTCTGCACCTGGCTTCGTGCGGCTCGAGGCTGTCTCTGGACCGGAGGTCCTCCGCGTCGATGTCGCGTCGGATGCGTCGCCGAGGCTGGTCGAGGCGGACACCTACGTCGGTCCTATCCGGGTCGAGGCGCTCCGGGATCAGCGCGCGAACAAGATCGTGGCGCTCCTGGGGCGGTCGGAGCTGCGCGATCTCATCGACCTGTTCTTCATCGACCGCGCCGGCTTCCCGATCCTCCAGGGCTTCGAGGATGCCCTGAAGAAAGATAGCGGAATGGATCCAGCGTGGTTCGCCTGGGCGGTGTCCCAGATTGAGCTGAAGCCGCTGCGCGGCATGGTCGTGCCGCTCCCAGAGCAGGAGTTGGAGGCGTTCAAGGAGTCGCTGCGCCGAGGAGCTCTGGACCGCGCCGGCGCTGGCGAGAGCGTCTGA